CAGCGAATTTATATCCAGCTGGAGCAATACCAAATTGGGGATCAATCGCGGGTTCAAACGCATAGCGAATGCCACCAGAGGCGCTAGCCGCCGGTGTCCGGCCTGCAAATCCCTGCACCCAGCTTTCATCACGATATTCCACATTGGCCTCAATACCCTGTGTCGGGGTGAGGAGGTATTTGGTTTTAGCTGTCAGGACATCACTTACAGTGACAACTAAACTGCCGAGTGGTCTAGTCACGCCACGTTGCCAGCCTATCCGCCATGAACTTGTAGCACCGTAGTTTGCCAAGGTCAGACCAGCTGTGCCGGTCTCTGAGGGTCCGCTATCGCTCTCGAATATGAGCACACCGCCTTTTGCCTCTAGGCTGGCAGTGGGGCTTAGTGCATATATGAGGGTAGCTTTCGGTCCACCAGTAGCCACATCAACCAAATCACTGATAAACCTCTGCTGCACGCCGCCTATGCGCATCTTCGTTCTGGCATCTAGTTCATATTCCAAGTCTACATCACCAAAGTACGCCTCAAAAATACTGGTACCGCGATCTAAACTGCTAGCAATAAAGTAGGCGATAATGCTGCTGCGGTTCGTAATGGCAAGATAATGATCGCTACTCACGGCACCGTAAAGGTAGCGTTTTCTATCGTCGCTGCCCAAAGTTTGATTGTCCCACTGCTCGACCAAAGGACGACGCTCGAGACCGGTGGAATCATAGGATGATGTTCCGGTTAGTTCCATATGGTGAGTAAACCGTTGCCCCTCGATTTTGACACTGGGCTTGGCACTGGCCGTGGCGTAGCGCCCCTCTGCCAGCGGTGCTATCCCCGCTTGACCTGAAAGGTCTAGCCCCCAGGTCCAGTTGCCACGTTGCACTTGGGAATTCGAGTTAGATTTGAGATTCCAAAAATGCCAATAGGCATCGTTGATTCCCTGAGCGCCGCTAGAGCTCTGATTCATACCCTCGTAACTGAGCTCGAGGCTGGTTTGTTGATGATCAGCGTAGGCCTTAGTCACAGAGAGCCACAGGCACAAGATTGTTAGTAGTCGCTGCACCCTTGATCTCCACCTACAGCGCCTATCGTGGCACCTGATGATTTAAGTGCTGTCTGGATTGTCGAGACGGCATCCAGGCGCACAAACTGATAGTTCGCCTGTTTGAGCTCGGGTAGCAGTTTTTGCAGCAGTTCCGCACTGCGCGCATCGTCCGCATGGAGGCGGACGATACCCTTATCCGCTTTCTCAATGGCCGCAAGGTAGGCAGCGGCGCAGTCACTAACGCTCGTGCCTGCTTGCCAACAGGATGCGTCGTCTACCTGATTGGGCGTTTGATCACCTATATCCCACCCTATAGGACCAACGTACCGACTTAAACCGGACTTGTTTAGATCGAGCGCAATTTGATCCGAGAGATTGATACTACCGATAGCTCGCAGCAGATATATATTACCGGTAACATAAGGCTGAATCAGCGCATCGGTCTTGCGTACCTCGCGCTGTGCGTCGAGGGACGATTCCAGGGGGCTATCCGTATACCCCTGATTAGCCACGATGTGGCCGTGCGCTTTGAGTGCAGCCAGCGTCGTCTCGCGACCGACGATATGTTTACCACTCACAAAAAAGGCCGCCTGCACCGAAGCCGCCGTCAATGCAGCGTCGATGGCCAATGTGCCGTCCCCAGGCCCCCCACTGAAGCTTAGCGCCAACTGTTTGGCCTCGAGCGACGTGCCGGTGTAGGCCTGCGACCTTATCCCAATGCCGCTGGCACAGGTCTTCCCCACCGAGAAAAAGTCACATCCCGCCAGCAGCCATACCAATCCCACCGAGAGCACCGAGAGCGGTACTGTCCGCATTGCCACCATAGCGTCTGGCCTCCATCTGCCAAAATCGGAAAAACTTCTTTTGATTTTTTGGACTTGTGCCTGTCGAAAATTCTAGCAGGTGTGGTGCCTGTAGGCACCGAAAAGGCCATCGCCCCCCCTTGGGAACGTCGCTAATCTGCCGAATTTGTTGTGCTTTAAATGATTCCCGCAAGTCCTGGCACTGGCCTTGCACAGTTAGGAGCAAAGCGGCTGCCCACGGTGGGCCTGCCGCGGAATAGTGATTCATGCCGCGCCTTTCTTTTCACCTACGCATGCTACCGACCAGACTCCAAGTGGTGGGGGCTCTGATTGCTGCATTGGTTATGGTGAGCGGATGTTTGCGCAAGCCACAGAATTCCTTTGTGAACGCAGCGCCCTCCTCGTTAACCATCCGTGGTGCCGTCTTGGATGCAGACCAGCCACCAAAGACTGGCGTCCAGATTTACTTGGGTTCAGCTACGACAGCGATCGCCCGGGCGGGGCAAGACGGCAGATACACCGTAACTTTGGACGCCGCAGCACTCACGCAGCTGCAAGGCGAACTGCGCTCCCAGACAATCCGCCTTTACGCTGTCTCTGACGATACTGAGGCGCTCCAAGCAGCTAGCGCTCCCATCAACCTAGCAACGCGCGGGGACATCGAATTAGCCACCATGACGCTCGCAAAGGCAGCAACCATTCATGGTCAGGTGCTACAGATGACGAAAGCCCAGCAACAGAGCCAGCCAGCCGCACGGGTGCGTGTCATCGCTGGTCACAGCGTCACGACGACGGGAGATGACGGACGATTCGTCATCAAAAATGTCGCCGCTGGTAACATCGCCGTGATCGCGGGACCAAATTTAAGCCACGCGGCAACGCAAGCTTTGACGGTCAAGCCCGGCGAGGAACGGCAGCTAAAAAAGCCGCTCGTGATTTTCCCCCTCGGTGGCCCGCGGGGGCTTGTCGTTCCTGACACCGACATCTCGGTCAACGATCTCGTCAAGCAGGGAAAACCCTACACCCGCACATTCGGTGTCGTTGCAGATGAGGACGCAAGATACATCCGTTTTAGTGCAGATGAGAAAGAGCTAGCTTCCGATGGCAGCAGCACGGCTAGTTGGCAAAAATTATCTGATAGCTTTGATTTCGATTTTCAAAAAACGGGCGCATCGAACCTCTACTATCAATTCGCCGATGCCGGGCGCAAACAGTTTAGTGACGTGTACACACTAGCCTTGACGCTGGACAATTTTGGCGCCACGACTGGCCTCGTGCTGGGCGATGGATCGGGGCTACTGACCTCAAACGTTGCACCGGTAAGTGTCGACGTGCCGCCCGCAGCCGTCAGGATGCGCATGGCTCCGTCAGTAGATTTGCTGCAAACCGCGCCTTGGCAGATGCCGCAACCTAGTTTTGTATTTCCGTTTCCCCTGAGGCGAGATCCCTCTACCAATTTCCTCCAGGCTTTCGGTACGAAGACACTATATTTGCAGTACTTAGATGCAAGCGGCATGGTCAGCCCTACCTATACGGCAGTCGCCACGCTCAATATGTTTCCCCCGGTCGTTAGTGGCCAAGTGTTCACGGTAAACGGTGGCGCTGCGGTTTCCCCCACAAGACTCGTGCAACTCAGTATCAACGTCCCCGCTAATGCACATGAAATGCTTATCTTCGAAGCCGACACACCCATCACCAACAACATTTGGCTAGCGGCACAGCCGACCAGCTTTTACACTTTTACTTCAACAGGGAGTAAATCGCTGTACTTGCAATTCCGCACCGTCGATCAGGCGGTGAGTCCTGTTTACAAATATCCACTCATTGTGCAGCCCTTTCCGGACCCAACTCTAGGCGGCTTCTTGATTAACGACGGCGCACCACTTGCGTTATCGCCGCATTTAACGGTGCGCCTCAAAATACCACCAACCGCGACCCAATTTCGCATCATCGACAGTGCGCAGATGGCTCAGCTTAATATCGCTAACTTGGATCTTTGGGGATCACCCGGCAACGCGATGGCCGCGGCCAGCGTTGTGCCATGGTTAGAACCACGACCGCTGTTTATTTATACACCGCGCACATCTCGTGGTGTGACTACCATTTATGTTCAATACAAGAATGCAGATCACGATGTGTCGCCAGTCTACCAACAGACCATCGACATCGATCCCGAACCAGTCGGATCGGGTTACTTTGCCATCAATCCTGAACCACTGACGGGCGCTTCGGCCCTGGTGAGCACCTCATCCCTAGTGATGTTGCGCGTCGTCCCTCCACCGGGATATCTGGGTGGCGCTATGATCGTTTATGAGGATCGTCTGCCAGAGCCACTCGCAACCGCCAATATTATTCCGGTGCCAGTGCCAGATCCCGTGACCGGCGCTATTCCCCTAGTGCCTTATGTTCTGCGTGGAACCGGTGCTCATAATGTGTACGTCCGCTTTATGACTGTGGATCAAAATAATGTCCCGGTCATTGCCACCCTAAGCCCTACTGCCTATTTGCGCACAGTCGTCCTAGATCCTTTCCCACTGAATGCAGTGGCGGTGACGATTAATGAAGGTGCCGCCAATCTCACCGCCGCTGAAGCCTTGGACGCAAGATTAAATCTCAGGGCGCCCGATAACGTCACCAAAATGCGCTATGTGGTCGACGATCAGCCCCAACTCGGTGCCATCAGCATGCAGCCATTTGCCGCCACAGTGACAAATCTATCGCTGCCCACGGCGGCCGGACTGCACGCCGTTTATGTGCAGTTCGAAAATAGCGATGGTTATCAAAGTCCGGTTTACGAGACGGTCGTGACGGTCTTACCGTAAAGGAGACTGCCGACTTCCGATGGCAGTTGTTGGAATTTGATACCAACCGTCGGTCCATCGTAGCCCTAGCCAGACTTTCCTGCCTTATGCTAGAAGCACCGTTATGGACGGTATCTTTAAACAAATTCGTGCATGTGCCAGCCCGACCACGTGGTCCAAAGGTGTCGAGCTTGCGCGTCAGGACGCAGTGACTGGCGAGCAGCTTGATGACGAGATCAAGTTGCGTGTGGCTAGTTCTGGAGGAATCAGTCCGACCGTGACCTTAGTGCCCGCCGATGAGGATTGGCACTGCACTTGTGGTAGTGATGAGGATCCCTGCGCCCATGTCACAGCGGCGGTAATCGCTTGGAAGCGCGCGTGGGAGTCGGGCCAGCCGCTGCCCAAATCGGCAAAGCACAGTGGCCAGTTGGAGTATCGCTTCCGCCGTGTCCCAGGCGGCCTCAGCTTTGAGCGCGTCGTGGTAAGCGATGCTTTAGCCACCCCTCTACAGGTATCGTTAGCAGCACTGACCTCTGGACGCGTCGCCGGGCCTAGTCTCACGGCGACTGCGGACGATATGGCGGTGGATCTAGCACTAGGTCATCACAGGCAGGGTCTACTACCAGCCGCGGTCATACCGCCTGTGCTGCGAGCCATGACCCCGGCCCTTAAGGTCACGCTAGACGGGGAACCTGTAACTATTGACGCCAAGCCCGTAGGACTTGCCGCCGAGGTCAGGGACGAGGGTCCGGGGGTCCGGGTACGGATTATTCAAGATCCAGGGATCACCGAGCTTTTTGATAATGGCATCGCTCTTTACGACGGTACGCTGCGACCGGTCATACTACCGCAACTGAGCCCGTCCGCGCGTGAACTCGTACGCGACGGGCGTTTTTTTGGTCTACGGGAATTAGCTGATCTTGTGGCGACGACACTACCTGATCTGGCTGCGAAAATGCCGTTACTCACGCGCAGTCGCAATTTGCCTTCAAGTCGTGAATATCTGCGCCCCGAGCTCGAGATCACCGCCGTGAAGCAAGGGTTGCAGCTCAGGCTTGAGGCCGCCATCACTTACGGGCGGGAGCCCTTGGCCCGCTTGCGTGCAGGTCGTTTCACGCCACTCGGTGATACCGTGCCAGTGCGCGACATGGCTCGCGAGGCCGAACTCACCGAGCAACTCCAGCGCCTGTGGAGCATGGATCTTGAGGCACCTGTCGTGCTATCTGGTGAGGCGGCTGTGGCGATGGCCGGGCGTTTGGCGCGGTTTCCTGGCGTCATCAGCGGTGACGGTCTGGCGGCGTTTCGTCTGTACAGCAAACTTGAGCCTCGCTTGGAGTGGGCCGGAGATGCGCCTTCTGCGACAGGCTCTCCAAACTTCACGTTCGCCGCCGGAACTTCAAGCCCCGGCGAAGTCAAACATGCCACCGCAGACGCAGTAGCCGCGGCCTGGCAACGCGGTGACAGTCTGGTGCCCTTAACTGACGGTGGTTTCGCCCCGCTACCACGAGATTGGCTACGGCAGCATGGCGATAAGCTACTTGATTTTCTAGCCTGCCGTGGTGAGAACGCAACCACGCCTGCGCGTCTTTCGTGGCCTCACTTGGCCGACTTAGCGGCCTCGATTGACGGCGGCGCTGAGCAACTCCCGCCCCAGTTCAGAGACTTTTGTCATGGTCTACAAAAAGGCGAGGCCGCACTGGATCTGACAGCCGCTACACCTGCCGCACTGCGAGCGACCCTACGGCCATATCAGCTACGCGGCTATCAATGGCTACGTTGGCTGCGCGGTCTTGGTCTAGGGGCCTTGCTTGCTGATGACATGGGTCTTGGTAAGACCGTGCAGACCTTGGCGGTGATCGGGCGGAGAACCTTGATTGTGGCTCCGACTAGCGTGCTTTTTAATTGGGCTAAGGAGGCCCAGCGTTTTCGTCCTGATCTGAAGATTTGCGTCTATCATGGCCCCAGTCGTAGTCTTGACGACGGTGCTGCATTGGTGATCACCAGCTACGCTCTGCTCAGGTTAGATCTAGCTAAATTTTTGGGCGTGACTTGGGAAACTCTGGTGCTGGACGAAGCCCAGACGCTGAAGAATGCGTCGAGTCAAGCGGCCAAGGCGGCGCGCCAAATCGCGGCAGGTTTCAAGCTAGGGCTTAGCGGCACACCAGTAGAGAACCGTCTCGATGACCTCTGGAGCTTGATGCACATTTTGAATCCGGGGCTACTTGGCGATCGGCGTTACTTCCAAGATCGCTATGCACGTCCCATCGAGCAGGGTGACACGGTGCGCACCGAAGCCCTGCGCAGCCGCATCGCACCCTTTGTATTGCGACGGCGCAAGGCCGATGTGCTTACCGATCTACCGCCACGCACAGAGACCCTCCTTTATGCGGAGCTTTCTCCTGCCGAGCGCGATCGTTACGATATCGTTCGGGCCGCGAGCCGCAGGGAAATTATCGAGCAACTTCAGAGTCCCAATGGGGACGGCGACGGCGTCAACATGATCGCAGCGCTAGAGGCGCTGTTGCGGCTTCGCCAGGCTGCGTGCCATCCTGATCTTCTGCCAGGTGTCAGTGGCGAGGCCTCGAGTAAATTAGCGTTGCTTGTCGAGACTTTGCAGACATCAACTCAGAATGGCCATAAGACTCTAGTATTTTCGCAGTGGACTGGCTTTCTTGACCTAATGGAACCAGCGCTTGAATGTGCTGGCCTGGCTTTTCTACGTTTAGACGGCAGTACGCGCGACCGCAGTGGCGTGGTTGAGAGTTTTCAAAAATCTGATGGGCCACCAATCCTGCTGATCTCTCTCAAGGCCGGTGGCGTTGGCCTAAACCTAACTGCTGCGGATCACGTGATTATTGCTGATCCCTGGTGGAATCCTGCAACGGAAGATCAGGCGGCGGATCGTGCTCACAGGATAGGCCAAGATCGCCCTGTATTGATCCAAAGATTAGTTGCTCTGGATACGGTCGAGGAGCGCATCTTGCAGCTACAGGAGCGCAAGCGTCAGTTAGCAGCGGCAGCTATCGACGGTCAGAAAATGACCGGTGCCAGCATAACTAAAGAAGATTTGTTGGCACTCATCGACTAACCTTGAGCGCGGTCAAAAAATAAAAAGGGTGGCACATGCCGCAGCATGTGCCACCTCTTCATTTACTTAGCGAGCGCCGTGACGGAAGGTGTCAACGAGCTGCTTTTTCGTTAGCTTCAACACTTGCTCTTGGTAGTGATGCATGGTGTCGATCACTTCCCGGTTAGGGATACCGAAGAGATTGGTCAGCTTGGGCAAAACTTCGAGTGGTGGCAGCGATACGCCACGCTCCCAGTTGCTCACAAACTGAGCGGTCGAGTACTTGAGGTGGTGGGCTACGTCCCACTGGGTAAGACCGGCTTTAGCGCGCTTCTCGCGGAGAAAACGGCCAACGATCTTTTGCCTTAACACATGTTCGTTTGTTTCTGCCTTCATAATCGTCCTTGTCCTTCATTCTGGATACAGCGCATCGTCATACCAAAAAAGTTTAGACTCTCAAAGCCCATCTGCACCCTCGTGCCAAAATTTCTCATAGCTAAACAGACAAACAACGGTTTAGGGCAAAAAACCCACCAAAAATTGGCCAGTAAACCAACTCAGCTAATAAACATGCGGCACCATTGGCGCCGCGTTAAATTTGTGATAACGATTATCAATCTCACCCTGACCGCGCCTCCCCGGCGGGGGTTCCCTTGGAGTAGGACCACATGCCCATGCGCCGTCTCGTCAGTTTTGCTGTATTCGGCTTTTTTCTATGTATTTTGGCAGCTTCGCCTCGCTCATTAGAGGCTGCACCAGATCAGCGGAGTCCGCGCCTGGTGGTCCATCTCCTAAACTATCTGGCCAAAGACTACGGAGGCGCCGTAGGCGCCAACGGTGTGGTCCTATCGGAGAGTGAGTTCGCAGAGCAGAAGGAATTCAGCCGCGACGTACTAGAAGTCGCGCGCACCCTGCCAGACCTAGCCAGCGATCCATCAATTATCAGTGATCTCGAACTCTTAGCTAAAACCATTGCCGACCGGGGTGCAGCCACCACGGTGGCCGGCCTAGCAACTAGTCTGCAAGTGCGCGTCATCAAGGCCACCAACATGCAGACTGCTCCCAGTGCGCCGGTAGATGTGACACAGGGTAAGGCCGTCTTTGAGACATACTGCGTCAGTTGTCACGGAGCTGGTGGTCGCGGCGACGGCCCCGCCACAGCGGGAACCGGCCCTCGCATGGATCCTCCTCCGGCCAATCTAGCCGATCAAAACCGCATGCACGGCATTGCGGCCATGAACATCTACGACAGTGTGAAGTTGGGTATACCTGGCACGGCGATGGTGGCACTCCCCCATCTTAGTGACCAGGACGCATGGAATGTCGCCCATTATGTGTTGACCCTATCTGCCACTAACGAGGGGACCGCGCCGCACGCTGCAGAGGCCCTAAATCTGGCTAGGTCGAGCCTTGATGGTGCCGCCCGCTCCTACAAAACAGGGGACTTCCGTACGGCCAAGGCCTTGGCACTCAGAGCTTATCTTGACGGTATTGAACCCATCGAGCCCCGCATGAGGGCATCCGATCCGGCCGCAGCATTAGCCTTAGAGGAAAAAATGGCGGCCGTCCGCGCTGCCATCCAGGCACGCGTTTCTGAGGGAGCCCTCGACACCGCCATCACTGAGGCTAAAACGGAGCTAGATCGCGCTCAAACATTGCTGCAGGGTAACGAAATGAACCCAAGCGTTGCCTTCATGGCGGCATCATCGATTCTCCTGCGCGAGGGTTTCGAGGCGGTGCTGATGATCCTTGCGCTGCTTGGTGTATCACGTGCCATGCACTCCAAAACTGCAGCCCTGTGGATTCATGCCGGCTGGATGGCAGCGGTCGGGATTGGTGTGGCAGCTTGGTTCGGCGCCGGAGCTCTCCTAGACATCAGTGGTGCTAGCAGGGAAATGCTGGAGGCCGTCACTTCGCTGATCGCCGTGGTTGTTTTACTCGGCGTGGGGTTTTGGCTTCACAGTCGTACCGAAATCGGGCGCTGGAATAAGTTTCTTAAAATAAAAGTGCGCCGCGCAGTCAAAGAAAAAAATCATCTGGGACTAGCATCGATCTCGTTTATCGCTGCTTTTAGAGAAGCGCTCGAGACTGTGCTATTTCTGAGAGCGATTTGGGTGGATAGCGGTGAGCAGGCCAAAGCTGCTCTGGGCCTCGGCGTAGGCCTGACTACGGCGGTCATCCTTCTTGCATCCTGGGCACTTCTGCGGTTTAGCGCTCGTATTCCAATCCGCCGTTTGTTTGGTGTCTCCGCAGTCATTATGGCGGTTCTTGCCTTAATACTCACAGGTAAGGGGCTGCACGCTCTGCAGGAAGCAGGTCTCCTCACGATCACCACGCCACGGCTGGCGCTCCGGTGGGACTTGTTTGGCGTGTTTCCCACCTATGAAACACTGCTGGCCCAGCTTGTACTACTTGTGACCATGGTGTGGCTGTGGCAATACGGGCGACGCCCATCAAAAAATTCAGGGCAGACACTCGCGCGTGATATTTCTGATACCGCTACGAGTCACTAAGACATCGTCCTCGATGCGGATACCCCCGCAAGACGTAAGGACATCAACCAGAGGCCAGTTAAAGTGCTGGCTCAGGGCCCCCTGGCGGTGCGGGGCAAGTAGTATCTTGATAAAATAAACGCCTGGCTCGATGGTGATCACATTACCAGCGTCGAGGATGCGACGGGTCCTTAGATTCTTGAAGCGTCCCGTCGCCGGTGTCACAGTACCGACGCGGTCTTGCTGCGACCCCCCGACATCATGCACACAAAGACCTAGCATATGACCGAGGCCGTGCGGAAAAAATACGGACGACAATTTTTCATCAACCGCCCGCTCTCTATCAATTCCCCGCAAAATATCATGATCGATGAGTAGCTGGGCGATCTCTAAATGAGCTTGCGTGTGCAGATGCTCAAAAGAAATCCCAGGCTTAATCATGGCACAGAGTCTCTGCTGTAGTTTACTCATGCCGCTCAGGAGCGCTCGAAATTCATCTGGTGCCTCGTCCGCTGCATAGGAGCGGGTGATGTCCGATGCATAGCCCCTATATTGAAAGCCCGCATCGATCAGAAAGCTCTTACCCATCCGCGTTTTGTCACGTTTGCGCTGATAATGAAGAATGGCCGACTTCTGATCGAGGCAGACAATGGCCTCATAGGGTAGCGAGTGATCCGTACACCTGATGGCCCTGATGTAAGCATGGTGGATGTCGAGTTCCGAGCCACCAGCAAAAAATGCCTCGCGTGCCGCCACATGGCCTACGGCCGCTCGTTTCGTCGCGCGTTCGAGACATTTGACTT
The window above is part of the Deltaproteobacteria bacterium genome. Proteins encoded here:
- a CDS encoding polysaccharide deacetylase family protein, producing MVAMRTVPLSVLSVGLVWLLAGCDFFSVGKTCASGIGIRSQAYTGTSLEAKQLALSFSGGPGDGTLAIDAALTAASVQAAFFVSGKHIVGRETTLAALKAHGHIVANQGYTDSPLESSLDAQREVRKTDALIQPYVTGNIYLLRAIGSINLSDQIALDLNKSGLSRYVGPIGWDIGDQTPNQVDDASCWQAGTSVSDCAAAYLAAIEKADKGIVRLHADDARSAELLQKLLPELKQANYQFVRLDAVSTIQTALKSSGATIGAVGGDQGCSDY
- a CDS encoding DEAD/DEAH box helicase; its protein translation is MDGIFKQIRACASPTTWSKGVELARQDAVTGEQLDDEIKLRVASSGGISPTVTLVPADEDWHCTCGSDEDPCAHVTAAVIAWKRAWESGQPLPKSAKHSGQLEYRFRRVPGGLSFERVVVSDALATPLQVSLAALTSGRVAGPSLTATADDMAVDLALGHHRQGLLPAAVIPPVLRAMTPALKVTLDGEPVTIDAKPVGLAAEVRDEGPGVRVRIIQDPGITELFDNGIALYDGTLRPVILPQLSPSARELVRDGRFFGLRELADLVATTLPDLAAKMPLLTRSRNLPSSREYLRPELEITAVKQGLQLRLEAAITYGREPLARLRAGRFTPLGDTVPVRDMAREAELTEQLQRLWSMDLEAPVVLSGEAAVAMAGRLARFPGVISGDGLAAFRLYSKLEPRLEWAGDAPSATGSPNFTFAAGTSSPGEVKHATADAVAAAWQRGDSLVPLTDGGFAPLPRDWLRQHGDKLLDFLACRGENATTPARLSWPHLADLAASIDGGAEQLPPQFRDFCHGLQKGEAALDLTAATPAALRATLRPYQLRGYQWLRWLRGLGLGALLADDMGLGKTVQTLAVIGRRTLIVAPTSVLFNWAKEAQRFRPDLKICVYHGPSRSLDDGAALVITSYALLRLDLAKFLGVTWETLVLDEAQTLKNASSQAAKAARQIAAGFKLGLSGTPVENRLDDLWSLMHILNPGLLGDRRYFQDRYARPIEQGDTVRTEALRSRIAPFVLRRRKADVLTDLPPRTETLLYAELSPAERDRYDIVRAASRREIIEQLQSPNGDGDGVNMIAALEALLRLRQAACHPDLLPGVSGEASSKLALLVETLQTSTQNGHKTLVFSQWTGFLDLMEPALECAGLAFLRLDGSTRDRSGVVESFQKSDGPPILLISLKAGGVGLNLTAADHVIIADPWWNPATEDQAADRAHRIGQDRPVLIQRLVALDTVEERILQLQERKRQLAAAAIDGQKMTGASITKEDLLALID
- a CDS encoding helix-turn-helix transcriptional regulator, which translates into the protein MKAETNEHVLRQKIVGRFLREKRAKAGLTQWDVAHHLKYSTAQFVSNWERGVSLPPLEVLPKLTNLFGIPNREVIDTMHHYQEQVLKLTKKQLVDTFRHGAR
- a CDS encoding c-type cytochrome codes for the protein MPMRRLVSFAVFGFFLCILAASPRSLEAAPDQRSPRLVVHLLNYLAKDYGGAVGANGVVLSESEFAEQKEFSRDVLEVARTLPDLASDPSIISDLELLAKTIADRGAATTVAGLATSLQVRVIKATNMQTAPSAPVDVTQGKAVFETYCVSCHGAGGRGDGPATAGTGPRMDPPPANLADQNRMHGIAAMNIYDSVKLGIPGTAMVALPHLSDQDAWNVAHYVLTLSATNEGTAPHAAEALNLARSSLDGAARSYKTGDFRTAKALALRAYLDGIEPIEPRMRASDPAAALALEEKMAAVRAAIQARVSEGALDTAITEAKTELDRAQTLLQGNEMNPSVAFMAASSILLREGFEAVLMILALLGVSRAMHSKTAALWIHAGWMAAVGIGVAAWFGAGALLDISGASREMLEAVTSLIAVVVLLGVGFWLHSRTEIGRWNKFLKIKVRRAVKEKNHLGLASISFIAAFREALETVLFLRAIWVDSGEQAKAALGLGVGLTTAVILLASWALLRFSARIPIRRLFGVSAVIMAVLALILTGKGLHALQEAGLLTITTPRLALRWDLFGVFPTYETLLAQLVLLVTMVWLWQYGRRPSKNSGQTLARDISDTATSH
- the pepQ gene encoding Xaa-Pro dipeptidase; translated protein: MPLIELNLRGITQFSLGDDLALATLFRQHISQRQKTTEAALRECRFEALVIGAGALVYHADDDRTYPFRSYHHFSHWCPLKGPNHILIIKPGQKPQLLVHLPEDFWHEHIDHSEESWVSEFDIKVYAEEELIWEQVDEMPYAAYLGPDKVKAASLGLKTEVPNLMARLNWERSFKSEYEVKCLERATKRAAVGHVAAREAFFAGGSELDIHHAYIRAIRCTDHSLPYEAIVCLDQKSAILHYQRKRDKTRMGKSFLIDAGFQYRGYASDITRSYAADEAPDEFRALLSGMSKLQQRLCAMIKPGISFEHLHTQAHLEIAQLLIDHDILRGIDRERAVDEKLSSVFFPHGLGHMLGLCVHDVGGSQQDRVGTVTPATGRFKNLRTRRILDAGNVITIEPGVYFIKILLAPHRQGALSQHFNWPLVDVLTSCGGIRIEDDVLVTRSGIRNITRECLP